Below is a genomic region from Pyrococcus kukulkanii.
TCAGGCTCGTTGGAATAGATGCCCCAGAACTTGAACCAGAGCTCATGAGGCCGGGCGAGTACAGGGGAGTTCACAATATTACCTGCCTAGTTAAGTACGCCCATATAGCGAAGGAGTTCCTAGCCAACGTTACCTTGGGCAGGGAGGTGACCTTGGAGTTCGACTCGAAGCAGGGGAGGAAGGATAAATACGGAAGGCTTCTCGCTTATATATACGTGAACGGAACAGATGTGAACGAGCTGATACTCGAGAAGGGGTTGGCTAGGGTATTTTACGAGAAGAGGTTCGACAAGATGGGTGAGTACTTGAGAATTGAGGAGGAAGCGAGGAAGAAAAAGCTAGGCCTGTGGAGTTGTAACTAATCTTATAGGAAAGGA
It encodes:
- a CDS encoding thermonuclease family protein → MAGSYGKLGRIGSLILVFLILGCLSSQPQVLHGKVVRVVDGDTLYVKLDSGEVVKVRLVGIDAPELEPELMRPGEYRGVHNITCLVKYAHIAKEFLANVTLGREVTLEFDSKQGRKDKYGRLLAYIYVNGTDVNELILEKGLARVFYEKRFDKMGEYLRIEEEARKKKLGLWSCN